One stretch of Fibrobacter sp. UBA4297 DNA includes these proteins:
- the secA gene encoding preprotein translocase subunit SecA, with product MSIVDTVLHKIFGTPHERKVKQLRPVIAKIHEACKALATLDDAELAAKSAEFREKLNNGATLDDIKVDAFAVCREACDRRLGIFNIFKPEFGFDFSRLGPELQEAVNKAKAELESGKNEWEVYLPAALYAKVRELYPESVKPFRMLPFDVQMIGGLVLHEGAIAEMATGEGKTLAAALPVYLNGLSGHGVHVVTVNDYLAGRDAKQMGLVYKFLGLTVGLIVNGLNPEQRRESYNSDVTYGTNNEFGFDYLRDNMAVEPNQLVQRELNFCIVDEVDSILIDEARTPLIISGPAEDATEKYAKANEIAKQLVKNKDFSVDEKDKNIQFTEKGVLHIQDLMHITNLYGEHADWVHFLDNALRAWYLFEKDVDYIVRDGEIIIVDENTGRLMEGRRYSNGIHQAIEAKENVQIRRENQTLATITFQNYFRMYKKLSGMTGTAETEATEFIKIYNMNTWVIPTNKPCIRKDLQDLVYKSEDAKWRAIVAEIKERHAKGQPILVGTASIEKSEILHGMLEKEGIPHEVLNAKNHGREAEIIQYAGHKDKVTIATNMAGRGTDIALGPGVTELGGLHVLGTERHESRRIDNQLRGRSGRQGDPGSSQYFLSLDDNLMRIFGGDNVKNLMNRFGVGEDEVITHPIVSRSIRGAQRRVESQSFDIRKHLLDYDNVMNEQRKVIYGLRRRILNGEDIRDEIMNRIEDACDIKVSNYIPAKSYAEQWNLEGLHEDLQRTLGMEYSLTLDEAVSKTPEQVLEEIINLCKVRYDKLTKIIPDADFRNIERRFLLMTIDQVWKEHLYAMDQLKDAIRFHGYAQKDPLMVYKNDGFKMFESCMEKIATLTALRILNIRITLPNGVTVSPDQLQLKSQEQIDAERKAAEQTRDERRETREGVDQSVESADAQPSQGTSEQLSAEGAKAAGLAGQAASSETNALSEDQQAQPMPQSALPGTRPNRVNPALAAAVKRAQQQAGAKLGRNDLCWCGSGLKYKKCHGKDVE from the coding sequence ATGAGCATTGTAGATACAGTACTCCATAAGATTTTTGGTACACCTCATGAACGTAAGGTGAAACAGCTCCGCCCGGTGATTGCAAAGATTCACGAAGCCTGCAAGGCTCTCGCAACGCTTGATGACGCGGAACTTGCTGCAAAGAGCGCCGAATTCCGTGAAAAGCTGAATAATGGAGCCACCCTCGACGATATCAAGGTTGATGCCTTTGCCGTTTGCCGCGAAGCTTGCGACCGCCGTCTCGGTATCTTCAACATCTTCAAGCCGGAATTTGGCTTTGACTTTAGCCGCCTCGGCCCGGAACTCCAGGAAGCCGTGAACAAGGCGAAGGCAGAACTCGAAAGCGGAAAGAATGAATGGGAAGTCTACCTCCCGGCAGCTCTCTACGCCAAGGTTCGTGAACTCTATCCGGAATCCGTGAAGCCGTTCCGCATGTTGCCTTTCGATGTGCAGATGATCGGTGGTCTCGTGCTCCACGAAGGTGCTATTGCTGAAATGGCTACCGGTGAAGGTAAGACGCTTGCCGCTGCTCTCCCGGTTTACTTGAACGGTCTTTCTGGTCATGGCGTCCATGTGGTGACGGTGAACGATTACCTCGCTGGCCGTGACGCCAAGCAGATGGGCTTGGTCTATAAGTTCCTCGGTCTTACGGTCGGTCTCATTGTGAACGGCCTTAATCCGGAACAGCGCCGCGAAAGCTACAACTCCGACGTGACTTACGGTACCAACAACGAATTCGGTTTTGACTACCTCCGCGACAACATGGCGGTGGAACCGAACCAGCTCGTGCAGCGCGAACTCAACTTCTGTATTGTTGACGAAGTCGACTCCATCTTGATCGACGAAGCCCGTACACCGCTCATCATCAGTGGTCCGGCCGAAGACGCTACCGAAAAGTACGCCAAGGCAAACGAAATCGCGAAGCAGCTCGTCAAGAACAAGGACTTCTCTGTCGATGAAAAGGACAAGAACATCCAGTTTACCGAAAAGGGCGTGCTCCACATCCAGGACTTGATGCACATTACGAACCTCTATGGCGAACATGCTGACTGGGTTCACTTCCTCGATAACGCACTCCGCGCCTGGTACCTCTTTGAAAAGGATGTCGACTACATCGTTCGTGACGGCGAAATCATCATCGTCGACGAAAACACGGGCCGCTTGATGGAAGGCCGCCGCTATTCCAATGGTATCCATCAGGCTATCGAAGCGAAGGAAAACGTGCAGATCCGTCGCGAAAACCAGACGCTTGCAACGATTACCTTCCAGAACTACTTCCGTATGTACAAGAAGCTCTCCGGTATGACCGGTACGGCTGAAACCGAAGCAACGGAATTCATCAAGATTTACAACATGAACACGTGGGTCATTCCGACGAACAAGCCGTGCATCCGAAAGGACTTGCAGGACCTCGTTTATAAGTCCGAAGATGCCAAGTGGCGCGCCATTGTTGCTGAAATCAAGGAACGCCATGCGAAGGGCCAGCCGATCCTCGTGGGTACGGCATCCATCGAAAAGTCCGAAATTCTCCACGGCATGCTCGAGAAGGAAGGCATCCCGCACGAAGTCTTGAACGCCAAGAACCATGGCCGCGAAGCTGAAATCATCCAGTACGCAGGCCACAAGGACAAGGTGACGATTGCAACGAACATGGCTGGTCGTGGTACTGACATTGCTCTTGGACCGGGAGTGACTGAGCTCGGCGGTTTGCATGTGCTCGGTACGGAACGCCATGAATCTCGCCGTATCGACAACCAGTTGCGCGGTCGTTCCGGCCGTCAGGGTGACCCGGGTTCTAGCCAGTACTTCCTCTCCCTCGATGATAACCTGATGCGTATCTTCGGTGGTGACAACGTCAAGAACCTCATGAACCGTTTTGGCGTGGGCGAAGACGAAGTGATTACCCACCCGATCGTTTCCCGTTCCATCCGTGGTGCACAGCGCCGCGTCGAAAGCCAGAGCTTCGATATCCGTAAGCACTTGCTCGACTACGATAACGTGATGAATGAACAGCGCAAGGTGATTTACGGGCTCCGCCGTCGTATCTTGAACGGTGAAGATATCCGTGACGAAATCATGAACCGCATCGAAGACGCTTGCGATATCAAGGTTTCCAACTACATCCCGGCAAAGAGCTATGCGGAACAGTGGAACCTCGAAGGTTTGCACGAAGACTTGCAGCGCACGCTCGGCATGGAATACAGCCTCACGCTTGATGAAGCTGTTTCGAAGACGCCGGAACAGGTGCTCGAAGAAATCATCAACCTCTGCAAGGTGCGTTACGACAAGCTCACGAAGATTATTCCGGATGCCGACTTCCGCAATATCGAACGCCGCTTCCTCCTCATGACGATTGACCAGGTGTGGAAGGAACACTTGTATGCTATGGACCAGCTGAAGGATGCTATCCGCTTCCACGGATACGCTCAGAAGGATCCGCTGATGGTCTACAAGAATGACGGCTTCAAGATGTTCGAAAGCTGCATGGAAAAGATTGCAACGCTTACGGCTCTCCGCATTTTGAACATTCGCATCACGCTCCCGAACGGTGTGACGGTCTCTCCGGACCAGCTCCAGCTCAAGAGCCAGGAACAGATTGATGCCGAACGCAAGGCCGCAGAACAGACGAGAGACGAAAGACGAGAGACGAGAGAAGGTGTAGACCAGTCTGTGGAATCCGCTGATGCACAGCCGTCCCAAGGAACTTCAGAACAGTTGAGTGCCGAAGGCGCAAAGGCCGCAGGTCTTGCCGGTCAGGCAGCTTCGTCCGAGACGAACGCCCTTTCCGAAGATCAGCAGGCTCAGCCGATGCCGCAGAGCGCACTCCCGGGCACTCGCCCGAACCGCGTGAATCCGGCTCTCGCTGCCGCTGTGAAGCGTGCCCAGCAGCAGGCTGGCGCAAAGCTCGGTCGCAATGACCTCTGCTGGTGCGGTTCTGGTCTCAAGTACAAGAAGTGCCACGGCAAGGACGTTGAATAA
- a CDS encoding histidine-type phosphatase: protein MKKLDFAKGIFVLAAGFFLTAPVNAQVSDEELAKHPEYTSSGYLVYPEPVNIKYTKAPAGYKPFYISHYGRHGSRYHHSAEEYTYLFETLAKADSAQKLTELGKQTLAYTKVLVDKAAPRKGDLTQVGVKQHEGIANRMSKNFGEVFKDWNVGGKKVTPYVRSYASTSGRCIVSMAAFIGELRSLNPKIHSELISGKSYMKFISAFDWGKLDYSKVKAYTDESDKLWKNVNPQSFLEKLFNDYKYVANNVDTNGFYNHFFEIATSLQGMDKPLLDEIAQAAKVPADTFVNLFTTEEKIARWKAQNAWWYSLEGTSPLINRPDGLNFAKPTLQNILEEADEAIAVDTTINARATQAPIAATLRFGHDATLLPLSALMQLPVANAKVSDLSKLHEQWNDFRIIPMAANLQMVFYKSKNKPILVKILYNEIEQTLPIECKAADKTQCPAAPYYRWDDVRNFYSALLKN, encoded by the coding sequence ATGAAAAAATTGGATTTTGCAAAAGGGATTTTTGTACTCGCTGCAGGATTTTTCCTCACTGCACCCGTGAACGCGCAAGTTAGCGATGAGGAACTTGCAAAGCACCCCGAATATACTTCTAGTGGCTATTTAGTGTACCCGGAACCCGTAAATATTAAATATACCAAGGCACCTGCCGGCTATAAGCCGTTCTATATCAGCCATTACGGGCGTCACGGCAGCCGCTACCACCACAGCGCCGAAGAGTACACCTACCTTTTTGAAACGCTCGCCAAGGCAGATTCCGCCCAAAAACTCACCGAGCTCGGCAAACAGACACTCGCCTACACAAAAGTCCTCGTAGACAAGGCAGCCCCCCGCAAAGGAGACCTCACGCAAGTGGGCGTCAAGCAGCACGAAGGGATTGCAAACCGCATGTCCAAGAATTTTGGGGAAGTTTTTAAGGACTGGAACGTCGGCGGAAAAAAAGTCACGCCGTATGTCAGGTCATATGCGAGCACAAGCGGCCGCTGCATCGTGAGCATGGCCGCCTTCATCGGGGAACTCCGTTCGCTGAATCCGAAAATCCATTCCGAACTCATCTCCGGCAAAAGCTACATGAAGTTCATCAGCGCCTTTGACTGGGGCAAACTCGACTATTCCAAAGTCAAGGCCTACACGGACGAAAGCGATAAGCTCTGGAAAAACGTGAATCCGCAATCGTTTCTAGAAAAGCTGTTCAATGACTACAAATACGTTGCAAATAACGTGGACACCAACGGCTTCTACAATCACTTCTTTGAAATTGCGACATCGCTCCAGGGGATGGATAAACCGCTCCTCGACGAAATCGCCCAAGCCGCCAAAGTGCCCGCCGATACTTTTGTAAACTTGTTCACAACTGAAGAAAAAATTGCACGCTGGAAAGCGCAAAACGCCTGGTGGTATAGCCTCGAAGGTACAAGCCCGCTCATCAACCGCCCCGATGGCCTCAACTTTGCAAAGCCCACGCTCCAGAACATTTTGGAAGAAGCCGACGAAGCGATTGCCGTGGATACCACGATAAACGCCCGCGCCACCCAAGCGCCAATTGCCGCCACGCTCCGCTTTGGCCACGACGCCACACTCCTCCCGCTATCCGCCCTCATGCAGCTGCCCGTCGCGAACGCAAAAGTTTCGGACCTCTCCAAATTGCACGAACAGTGGAACGACTTTAGAATCATCCCGATGGCAGCAAACCTGCAAATGGTATTCTACAAATCAAAAAACAAGCCCATCCTCGTCAAAATTTTGTACAATGAAATTGAACAGACTCTGCCCATCGAATGCAAGGCCGCGGACAAAACACAATGCCCCGCCGCCCCATATTACCGCTGGGATGATGTCCGTAACTTCTATAGCGCCCTTCTCAAGAACTAA
- a CDS encoding tetratricopeptide repeat protein — MKKSIALIFALAATLFAAPNATSKAATKTSKAEAVKKLVDQGVQFHEQGQYDEAIAKYKEAEKKDPKNALVKYEMAFTYHAKRDLDKSLHYAKAATKLKTEGIEENLYSLLGTVYDDKGMPDSALAIYREAFAKIPNSFNIPYNASITYMRQNNADSAYAWIKRSINNSRVHEGSHYYMGFLASQMGKWPQFYAYTMYTTFISKKAEIIRDNLSRLYGRTKSFVLVKDKKVEMNTPKIKQANSDSTVNNEFLLAIQTMLVTDTLSSRKLYDQDSTSSQQMEFLIHILEKTIKLIAFTDEINDPIQRFYQGLIREGLVEAFIYSICEPIDRPTFAQWLIKNRSEQARLYQWFNKEWLML, encoded by the coding sequence ATGAAAAAATCCATTGCCCTCATTTTCGCTCTCGCCGCCACGCTTTTTGCTGCGCCAAACGCAACTTCTAAAGCAGCGACCAAGACCTCAAAAGCCGAAGCCGTCAAAAAGCTCGTTGACCAAGGCGTGCAATTCCACGAACAAGGCCAATATGACGAAGCCATCGCAAAGTACAAGGAAGCCGAAAAGAAGGATCCGAAAAACGCGCTCGTCAAATACGAGATGGCTTTTACCTACCACGCCAAGCGCGATTTAGACAAGTCGCTCCATTACGCCAAAGCCGCTACAAAGCTCAAAACCGAGGGCATCGAAGAAAATCTCTACAGCCTGCTCGGCACCGTTTACGACGACAAGGGCATGCCGGATTCCGCGCTCGCCATCTACCGCGAAGCTTTCGCCAAAATTCCGAATTCATTCAACATCCCGTATAACGCAAGCATCACATACATGCGCCAAAACAACGCAGACAGCGCCTACGCCTGGATCAAGCGGAGCATCAACAATTCGCGCGTTCACGAAGGCAGCCACTATTACATGGGATTCCTGGCAAGTCAAATGGGCAAGTGGCCACAATTCTACGCGTACACCATGTACACCACGTTCATCAGCAAAAAAGCCGAAATCATCCGCGACAACCTTTCGAGACTTTACGGACGCACAAAATCATTCGTTCTCGTGAAAGACAAAAAAGTCGAGATGAACACGCCCAAAATCAAGCAGGCCAACAGCGATTCCACCGTCAACAACGAATTCTTGCTTGCCATCCAGACCATGCTCGTCACAGACACGCTCAGCAGCCGCAAGCTCTACGATCAAGATTCCACTTCTTCACAGCAAATGGAATTCTTGATTCACATTCTCGAAAAGACAATCAAGCTCATCGCCTTCACCGACGAAATCAACGACCCGATCCAGAGATTTTATCAAGGACTTATCCGCGAAGGACTCGTGGAAGCCTTTATTTATTCGATTTGCGAACCGATTGACCGCCCGACATTTGCACAGTGGCTCATCAAGAACCGGAGCGAACAGGCGCGACTTTACCAGTGGTTCAACAAAGAATGGCTGATGCTGTAA
- a CDS encoding iron-containing alcohol dehydrogenase family protein, whose product MRFYVPTDIYVEKDCVKNHAKDLLAVGKRALIVTGHSSAKANGSLNDVTEVLNSGGVAYQIFDEVEENPSTDTVGKGALAARNFNADFIIGIGGGSAIDAAKAVALLIVNPGLNADDLHKTPSHPLDHAPVVAVPTTCGTGSEATPVAIITNHKINLKKSIPHRIFPVLALVDGKYLASAKKQLIVNTAVDALAHMVESILNVHSNTLNRMCPEYGLKLWGECKEALIASVAANNSAAQKATQDAAPVDASLYEKLMFTSTIAGMSIAMTSTAVPHGMSYDLTLHAGVPHGPAVGYFLAAYVEVCQKKVPADVEKILSLLGIENVDKFAEMLRKLIGTCTVTCDLRDQFAAAMKVNRSKLDLVPGGITPEEVEFIYEKSLMVK is encoded by the coding sequence ATGCGATTTTATGTACCTACAGATATTTACGTTGAAAAGGACTGCGTGAAGAACCACGCGAAAGATTTACTCGCCGTCGGAAAACGCGCGCTCATCGTGACCGGACACAGCTCCGCCAAAGCAAACGGCTCCCTAAACGACGTGACCGAAGTTTTGAACAGTGGGGGAGTCGCCTACCAGATTTTTGACGAAGTCGAAGAAAACCCGTCCACCGATACAGTGGGGAAGGGCGCACTCGCTGCCCGCAACTTCAACGCTGATTTTATCATCGGCATTGGGGGAGGTTCCGCCATCGATGCCGCAAAAGCCGTGGCATTGTTAATTGTGAACCCGGGCCTAAACGCAGACGATTTGCACAAAACGCCGAGCCATCCGCTCGACCATGCACCCGTTGTCGCCGTCCCGACCACTTGCGGAACAGGCTCCGAAGCAACGCCGGTCGCCATCATCACAAATCATAAAATCAATTTAAAGAAGAGCATCCCGCACCGCATTTTCCCCGTGCTCGCGCTCGTTGACGGAAAATATCTCGCCTCCGCCAAAAAACAACTGATCGTAAACACCGCCGTCGATGCGCTCGCGCACATGGTCGAAAGCATCCTGAACGTTCACTCGAACACGCTCAACCGCATGTGCCCCGAATACGGCCTCAAGCTCTGGGGAGAATGCAAAGAAGCGCTTATTGCCTCGGTCGCTGCGAACAATTCCGCTGCGCAAAAAGCGACACAAGATGCCGCACCAGTTGATGCAAGTTTATACGAAAAACTCATGTTCACCTCGACAATTGCAGGCATGTCCATCGCCATGACAAGCACCGCCGTACCGCACGGCATGAGCTACGACCTCACGCTCCACGCAGGCGTTCCGCACGGCCCCGCCGTCGGCTACTTCCTCGCCGCCTACGTCGAAGTCTGCCAAAAGAAAGTCCCCGCCGATGTCGAAAAAATCCTCTCGCTTTTAGGCATTGAAAATGTCGACAAGTTCGCAGAAATGCTCCGCAAGCTCATCGGCACATGCACCGTCACCTGCGATTTGCGCGACCAGTTCGCCGCCGCCATGAAAGTGAACCGCTCCAAGCTAGACCTCGTCCCCGGCGGCATCACCCCCGAAGAAGTCGAATTCATCTACGAAAAATCGCTAATGGTGAAGTAG
- a CDS encoding LemA family protein, producing the protein MKKALIAVIVVVVILLIIVGKGIGTYNNIIALEEGVKTQWAQVENTYQRRFDLIPNLVSTVQGEANFEKSTLTEVMEMRSRMGGTVKLDESLMNDEAALKRFQEMQGTLSGALQRLMAVSENYPDLKSNKSFQELRVQLEGAENRIAVERKRYNEAVQAFNTTIRQFPTNIVAGFAGASPKALFSADAGASTAPKVQFDIK; encoded by the coding sequence ATGAAAAAAGCTTTAATCGCCGTCATCGTTGTCGTCGTCATCCTGCTCATCATCGTCGGGAAGGGCATCGGCACCTACAACAATATCATCGCCCTCGAAGAAGGCGTAAAAACACAGTGGGCACAAGTCGAAAACACCTACCAGCGCCGCTTTGACCTCATCCCGAATCTTGTGAGCACCGTGCAAGGCGAAGCCAACTTCGAAAAGAGCACCCTCACCGAAGTCATGGAAATGCGCAGCCGCATGGGCGGAACCGTCAAACTCGACGAAAGCCTCATGAACGACGAAGCCGCCCTCAAGCGCTTCCAGGAAATGCAAGGCACCCTCAGCGGAGCCCTCCAGCGCCTCATGGCCGTCTCCGAAAACTACCCAGATCTCAAGAGCAACAAGAGCTTCCAAGAACTCCGCGTACAGCTCGAAGGCGCCGAAAACCGCATCGCCGTAGAACGCAAACGCTACAACGAAGCCGTTCAGGCATTCAACACCACTATTCGCCAGTTCCCGACCAACATCGTCGCCGGATTCGCAGGCGCCTCCCCGAAAGCCCTCTTCTCCGCTGACGCCGGCGCAAGTACAGCACCGAAAGTGCAGTTTGATATAAAGTAG
- a CDS encoding nuclease-related domain-containing protein, producing MFFFIIVVIVIVLIALFNFMSTKEDDSAAYVPPKISGNLPFPIQRKIKENQEEYDQKILKNPFNFNDWLSLHPGDENLGPYGEFLTTKKAISACKETTTYFKILNNIYLNTKNGSTEIDVIMIHETGIYVFESKNFSGWIYGGYKQKEWTQKLQHTQNHFYNPIWQNKGHITALKSVLGNDLPYISIIVFSERCELKNVPNETANLIIIQRNRLERRLVHEINRREKSITIEQVDEMYSKLLKHVNMGQTPSSNKNDNIGFWRY from the coding sequence ATGTTCTTCTTTATTATAGTTGTCATCGTCATAGTTCTTATTGCTCTTTTTAATTTCATGAGCACCAAAGAGGATGATTCTGCCGCTTATGTTCCACCCAAAATCAGCGGTAACTTGCCTTTCCCTATACAGCGAAAAATAAAGGAAAATCAAGAAGAATACGATCAAAAAATTCTTAAGAATCCATTCAATTTTAATGACTGGTTAAGCCTACACCCAGGAGATGAAAATCTCGGCCCATACGGAGAATTTTTAACAACTAAAAAAGCGATCTCTGCATGCAAAGAGACAACAACCTATTTTAAAATTCTCAACAATATTTATTTGAATACAAAAAACGGTTCCACAGAAATTGATGTAATTATGATTCATGAAACCGGAATTTATGTTTTTGAAAGTAAAAATTTTAGTGGTTGGATTTATGGCGGATACAAGCAAAAAGAATGGACTCAGAAATTACAACATACTCAAAATCATTTCTACAATCCAATATGGCAAAATAAAGGGCATATCACAGCGCTAAAGTCGGTACTTGGCAATGATTTGCCCTACATTTCAATTATCGTTTTCAGCGAAAGATGCGAACTTAAAAATGTTCCAAACGAAACTGCAAATCTGATTATTATACAGCGAAATCGCTTGGAACGCAGACTCGTCCATGAAATCAATCGCCGAGAAAAAAGTATTACGATTGAACAGGTTGATGAAATGTACAGTAAACTGCTAAAGCATGTGAATATGGGACAAACGCCATCTTCAAACAAAAATGACAATATTGGATTTTGGCGGTATTAA
- a CDS encoding reverse transcriptase domain-containing protein, translating to MEQLFDKIAEELYSKFVVNKSVLGVQQPNGIYLATKAFVSPFLIKKMLTSGSAFGVYQQLTFKERLRWICFDFDCTKDAGGNPLELKDKYVIPFLKKLDTLNISYISEFSGRRGFHIWILLNCSITKDLGFKLVKALIGEIEEALANDDKYGIDLFPKSGSGKKKNKYGSMVKIPLSRHQKGTYSYFVENISAFSGKTIVSLETEFLKQQLNYLKKCKVNDAKELVKKIDFGEIETDEYKHIEKQILYVNGSYSFKDLETAFKSDEALAIIWDHIVNGCMTIRDRKIILGAFAHVSEGEKILYEIFEKQDNYNASITAKEIQKNKNYYFPIGMYLLHSIYGVSPCKDEQSVSEYLFNKLGIPFDKAIFRKKLRTSLIDDVVNKEKQYFMYNDEVINTKIRQDLDSFSFYDRFECNRIVHEVIEGSFTPPEKIEYYLYHRKEVSKTRNMISLGAKERVITTALIFELIRRIQENHKSYSYHLNIAEGGDVFYPWISSWKNFINDISIFFSLKLLEDYHFIKADLTACYDSIYLASLQKTFLKKYESGNPKNTEIRRICDYLISFNEKLQSDYSKTGKGVPQGPAYARVLVELTLDSMLNIFWNENESLKDKVKIFRYVDDMYIFHEDSLDGIEVLKRLSSVFERFRLFFNKDKTMVYGKIANIPREKKDSFGGINQMMYDVQQDGALLSGDEMSISLDKYVLRNNVWDINDANFILSDCVDKFQRIQYISHYFEKIVQSEIGRGSVFRKFYKNIFSDYGLLNIFLNKTYYKQIPIQSINFKNFVYQLYHYTSKGCEITLLNNKILESVNTILKKDNIDCDDYNMLCVIKQNLEIANA from the coding sequence ATGGAACAACTTTTTGATAAGATTGCAGAAGAATTGTACTCTAAATTTGTTGTAAACAAATCTGTTCTTGGAGTACAACAACCTAATGGTATTTATTTAGCTACAAAAGCTTTTGTTTCTCCATTTCTCATAAAAAAAATGTTGACATCAGGCTCGGCATTTGGCGTATATCAGCAACTGACCTTCAAAGAACGATTAAGATGGATTTGTTTTGATTTTGACTGTACAAAGGATGCTGGAGGTAATCCTTTAGAACTTAAGGACAAATATGTAATACCTTTTTTAAAAAAATTGGATACTCTTAATATATCGTATATATCCGAATTTTCTGGTAGGCGAGGCTTTCATATTTGGATTTTACTAAACTGTTCCATTACGAAAGATTTGGGCTTTAAATTAGTTAAAGCATTAATAGGAGAAATTGAAGAAGCCCTTGCAAACGACGACAAATATGGAATAGATCTATTTCCAAAATCTGGAAGCGGAAAGAAAAAAAACAAATACGGATCAATGGTAAAAATTCCATTATCACGACACCAAAAGGGAACATATTCATATTTTGTGGAAAATATTTCCGCATTTTCAGGAAAAACAATAGTTTCACTTGAAACAGAATTTCTTAAACAACAATTAAACTATTTAAAAAAATGTAAAGTCAACGATGCAAAAGAACTAGTTAAAAAAATAGATTTTGGTGAAATTGAAACAGATGAGTATAAGCACATAGAAAAACAGATATTGTATGTAAATGGGAGTTATTCATTCAAAGACCTCGAAACCGCCTTTAAATCTGATGAAGCATTGGCTATTATTTGGGACCATATAGTTAATGGATGCATGACTATAAGAGATCGGAAAATAATTCTTGGAGCCTTTGCTCATGTTAGCGAAGGTGAAAAAATTTTATATGAAATTTTTGAAAAACAAGATAATTACAATGCTTCAATAACAGCAAAAGAAATACAAAAGAATAAAAATTATTATTTTCCAATTGGAATGTATCTTTTACATTCGATATATGGAGTTTCACCCTGTAAAGATGAACAATCTGTATCAGAGTACTTATTTAACAAATTGGGAATTCCTTTTGATAAAGCAATTTTTAGAAAAAAATTAAGAACGTCTCTTATAGATGATGTTGTCAATAAAGAAAAACAATATTTCATGTATAACGATGAGGTGATTAATACAAAAATTCGACAAGATTTAGATTCATTTTCCTTTTACGATCGTTTTGAATGTAACCGAATAGTTCATGAAGTGATTGAAGGATCATTCACGCCTCCTGAAAAAATTGAATACTATTTGTATCATCGAAAAGAAGTTTCAAAAACACGCAACATGATTTCTTTAGGAGCAAAAGAACGTGTTATAACTACAGCACTTATTTTTGAACTCATCCGCAGGATTCAAGAGAACCATAAATCATATAGTTATCATTTAAATATCGCAGAGGGCGGAGATGTATTTTACCCATGGATAAGTTCTTGGAAAAATTTTATTAATGATATTAGCATTTTTTTTAGCCTTAAATTATTAGAGGATTATCATTTTATCAAAGCTGATTTAACCGCCTGTTATGATAGTATATACTTAGCGTCTTTGCAAAAGACTTTCTTAAAAAAATATGAATCAGGTAATCCTAAAAATACAGAAATACGTCGAATTTGCGATTACTTAATTTCATTTAATGAAAAACTTCAATCAGATTATTCTAAAACAGGAAAAGGTGTTCCTCAAGGTCCTGCCTACGCAAGAGTACTTGTTGAGTTAACTCTTGATTCTATGCTAAATATTTTTTGGAATGAAAATGAGTCACTTAAGGATAAAGTTAAAATATTCCGATATGTAGATGACATGTATATTTTTCATGAGGACTCTTTAGATGGAATAGAAGTCCTAAAGCGATTATCATCTGTTTTTGAACGCTTTAGATTGTTCTTCAATAAAGATAAAACAATGGTGTATGGAAAAATTGCTAATATACCCCGAGAAAAAAAGGATTCATTTGGTGGAATAAATCAAATGATGTATGATGTTCAACAAGACGGGGCCCTTTTATCTGGTGATGAAATGAGCATTTCCTTAGATAAATATGTCTTACGTAACAATGTTTGGGATATCAATGACGCTAATTTCATTTTGAGTGATTGTGTTGACAAATTTCAAAGAATTCAATACATTTCTCATTATTTTGAAAAAATAGTTCAATCGGAAATTGGAAGAGGAAGCGTTTTTCGTAAATTCTATAAAAATATTTTTTCTGATTATGGATTACTTAATATTTTTCTCAATAAAACATATTATAAGCAAATACCAATACAATCCATTAATTTTAAAAACTTTGTATATCAGCTTTATCATTACACATCTAAAGGATGTGAGATAACCCTTTTAAACAATAAAATTTTGGAAAGTGTTAACACAATATTGAAAAAAGATAACATTGATTGCGATGATTACAACATGCTCTGTGTTATAAAACAAAATTTGGAGATTGCCAATGCTTAA